One part of the Astatotilapia calliptera chromosome 9, fAstCal1.2, whole genome shotgun sequence genome encodes these proteins:
- the eef1e1 gene encoding eukaryotic translation elongation factor 1 epsilon-1 translates to MALRELSSLEKYLGQKKANKYSTQGDKKVPVLQNNNGPPLVGLVTIACHLAKEAKRPELLGDTAESRAVVQQWLEYRVTKLDSCTKEDIKTVLKDLNLYLQDKVYLAGNQFTLADVFMYYGIHPVIVDLAIQDREQYVNVTRWFDHIQRYPGVRHHLPPVAVLRNRIYTSRHH, encoded by the exons ATGGCGTTGCGGGAGCTATCTTCGCTGGAGAAATACCTTGGACAAAAAAAGGCGAATAAGTACAGTACGCAGGGGGATAAAAAG GTACCTGTGCTACAGAATAATAATGGTCCTCCGCTGGTGGGGTTGGTGACCATCGCCTGTCACCTGGCGAAAGAGGCCAAGCGCCCAGAGCTGCTGGGTGACACCGCAGAGAGCAGAGCGGTGGTGCAGCAGTGGCTCGAGTACAGAGTGACCAAACTCGACAGTTGCACAAAGGAAGACATCAAGACCGTCCTAAAG GACCTCAATCTCTACCTGCAAGACAAGGTCTATCTGGCCGGAAACCAGTTCACCTTAGCTGATGTTTTTATGTACTATGGAATCCATCCAGTCATA GTTGACTTGGCCATCCAGGACAGGGAGCAGTATGTGAATGTTACCCGCTGGTTCGACCACATCCAGCGCTACCCTGGTGTCCGGCACCACCTCCCTCCAGTAGCTGTGCTCAGGAACAGAATTTACACCAGCAGACACCACTGA